The following proteins are co-located in the Gigantopelta aegis isolate Gae_Host chromosome 5, Gae_host_genome, whole genome shotgun sequence genome:
- the LOC121373434 gene encoding serine/threonine-protein kinase dst2-like: protein MGCATSSEMQVASMTPYPRQQQQQQQQYYNTNTQKPVANVQPQVYPPQQQVTQQQQPAQEKTPSAPPPQQQQQQQPQAVQTQPKGQPVTMEMLKRYMTLEKEIRELERKNVVGNLQMKKEQLLDIKKTEAQLEKYYNEVCKKVEKEKADVDKMNEPSVRQFFADQQTFDATLSKEQEEYLEAVGEQEVAKKQLDGIKEQTKGLDSEVKSLDADVERLKKLYDEQDELLDKIFSGEYGSDLENRLEREVDMLLDEKERVGVAKYKWTNSRVLLQHACNQLAFAVRRWEDLAGVHPSNVQLRYQIATETRNNLIAASQNMTSAQRYLAPIQFPYCQPAEIETLDRACKNIYIDMQTPDRQKHALQCYSITHKRAAALLQWFDSVINKSIHKDMETATKSLGTKEGELRKERLRLIKERMGQELGPEAISDPEDTKGGEEEVNVSVSKPDVVTGAEGLSQGSADEQATLKSGEDHARDPTPLPTNELAPAPSSDELFGNIEQLKKQHEQELKEFEKAQEMNKARMEQGLQEKLKMRRSRRQRIEEQQTQSDVAPATA from the exons ATGGGATGTGCAACGTCATCCGAGATGCAGGTAGCATCCATGACCCCGTATCCTaggcaacaacagcagcaacaacaacaatactacAATACTAACACTCAGAAACCAGTCGCGAACGTGCAGCCACAGGTGTATCCACCACAACAGCAAGTCACG caacagcagcagccaGCACAAGAAAAAACACCATCAGCACCACcgccacaacaacaacaacaacaacagccccaAGCCGTGCAGACACAACCCAAAGGACAG CCAGTAACCATGGAGATGTTGAAGCGATATATGACATTGGAGAAAGAGATTCGTGAGCTGGAGAGAAAGAACGTCGTAGGAAATCTGCAGATGAAGAAAGAACAGCTGTTAGACATAAAGAAGACGGAGGCTCAGCTGGAGAAATACTACAACGAAGTCTGCAAGAAagt AGAGAAGGAGAAAGCTGATGTCGACAAGATGAATGAACCTAGTGTGCGTCAATTCTTTGCCGATCAACAGACGTTCGATGCAACATTGTCGAAAGAACAG GAGGAGTACCTGGAGGCGGTGGGGGAACAGGAAGTGGCCAAGAAACAGCTGGACGGGATAAAAGAGCAGACCAAAGGACTCGACAGCGAGGTGAAATCCTTAGACGCAGACGTTGAACGGCTCAAGAAATTGTACGACGAACAGGACGAACTTCTGG ATAAGATTTTCAGCGGTGAGTACGGCAGCGACCTTGAGAACCGTCTGGAGCGAGAAGTGGACATGCTATTGGACGAGAAGGAACGTGTGGGCGTGGCCAAGTACAAGTGGACCAACTCGAGGGTCCTTCTCCAACACGCGTGCAACCAGCTGGCGTTCGCGGTCCGGCGTTGGGAGGATCTTGCAGGCGTCCACCCCAG caATGTCCAGCTGCGGTACCAGATCGCCACGGAGACGAGGAACAACCTGATAGCCGCCAGTCAGAACATGACGAGTGCCCAGCGCTACTTGGCCCCGATACAGTTCCCCTACTGTCAGCCCGCCGAGATAGAAACGCTTGATCGCGCCTGTAAAAACATCTACATCGACATGCAGACGCCAGACCGACAGAAACACGCGCTCCAGTGTTACAGCATCACGCACAAACGAGCCGCCGCACTCTTACAGTGGTTTGACAGC gtgattaacaaatcaatccACAAGGACATGGAGACGGCCACGAAATCACTGGGCACCAAGGAAGGAGAACTCCGTAAAGAGAGACTGAGACTCATCAAGGAAAGAATGGGACAGGAACTTGGACCGGAGGCTATTTCAGATCctg aaGACACGAAGGGCGGAGAGGAGGAGGTGAATGTGTCTGTGAGTAAACCTGATGTTGTCACCGGAGCAGAAGGCTTGTCACAGGGGAGTGCCGACGAACAG GCCACGTTGAAATCTGGTGAAGACCACGCCCGGGATCCGACTCCGTTACCGACCAACGAGTTAGCCCCAGCTCCGTCCAGCGATGAACTGTTTG GTAATATAGAGCAgttgaaaaaacaacatgagCAGGAGCTGAAGGAATTTGAGAAAGCTCAGGAGATGAACAAGGCGAGGATGGAACAAGGTCTGCAGGAGAAGTTGAAAATGAGGCGCAGTCGACGGCAACGCATCGAGGAACAACAGACACAGTCAGACGTCGCCCCGGCAACCGCCTGA